TGTGAGGTCAACAGTatatatgcatacatatatataaataaatagttaattatgcctattttaaaattattttccgtATTATCCAAACatgatattgaaatagtttagaATCATTAGTAATTTCTTGTATAATGATAGTCAAACATCActgaaacatataaattaaacagattgttgaatacatttaaaaaatggatatttaaaataatcatgaagAATATGAACGTAATCTTTTAAATGACACTCAATGTTATTAAGCTTATATTTTGCTATCTCTTCATGAGAACAGAGTAAGGAGTTACGTCAATTGATAGTACGaactttatatattgttaaagaaaGAGAAAAGAAAAGTAtgagtacatattttaattataataaaaatatttttacggcgTCACCTATAGTATCGTTCAGGGGaaaattagttaaacaatgtttGTGTTTCTTCtttgaaataacaaaacaatgatgtcagaaacagataattaatttttaacttaaaatattatcgtttGTAACTTATATGTAAGGCCAGTTTTGaaaacaatcaaattatatatttaagattattttaaatattgttttaaggaCTTTTGAGTATGTGGTAAAGGAGCTAACGCGTATACCAGCGGATTTGCCTGTTGTTATACTGGGCAACCACTGTGACATGCAACACCATCGCCAAGTGCATCCTCATCACATAGAACAAGCCATGCATCATGCTAAGATGACAAGGTAGAGTTTCTTGTTAAACTACACTCACCGCTACTATTTACGTCATAATTATTCACATTCAATTCTCTtgtgtttcataaaattatcaggtttcattaatttaacattaaatacaataaaaatattaaatttggatTATCTGTACTaacaatataaatgcaaaagtaattgttacgctttaacggccaaaccactgaaccccGACATaggcttatttttttaagcctAACCCCTGACGACCAAACCGTAAAATAGGAGAGAagtcaacaacaacaacaacaacaacaacaatcgATAActactattatacatatatgtatgttttggaCAGTTTGCCGTAATCGCTGCGTTTACAGCAACTGTACCGTTTCCTGTGGTGACGTTAATGTCCATAATTTTCTTCAATAAAGAGGCTATCTAATCTAGTTCCTTAGAGTTTTACCATACAAATTCTCGAGCTATATAAGAATAATGTAGATTTAAAAGTTGTTTGAATAATATAGGACAGCTCCAATCCGTTATGCAGAGTCTTCGATGCGAAATGGTTTCGGTTTACGATTACTACACAAATTTCTAAGTGTGCCATTTCTAAGACTACAAAAAACGAGCTTATTGGAACAGTTGCAAAGAAATCAGAAGGATATGGAGGAAATTGAGAGAGAACTTGATGATTTTCAGGTAACAGTTTGACCTAATCAGAACTTATTTTGTCAAATCTATTGAGTTTAAAAAGTTAGAAAGTCTAGCAAAACTGGAACTGcggtttttttataacaacaaagtattttttctttgaagttagaaacatgaaaagtAATTATCACTACGGGTCGAGAAgggttatacaattttaaacttaaGACTCGTCGGTCTAGCGGCCGGCTTATAAGATTGATGATTTCGAAGACGCGTCTTCGAATCACAAATcgtgtcataaaaaaatattaagttttcttGCAGTATATAGTTTGAAAGTTAACACTTAAAGTCGTTGGTCCTGGACCTGTGTGCGTTATAACAGTATGTTTTTGGCAAACGTCTGCCACGGTGGCGTTGCCgcaacatacattttatactgatcataatataaattaacgacTCGACTTATAAACGTTGTTATAAACTTATTAGTGTTGTAAAGCGGGTGATTATTTGatcaatcaattattatttcttcattGATTTCACATTCATGTCATTGTGTAATAACTTtattctcatatttttttagaattccgAAGAATCCCAGTATAATATATTCCTGGATCGTCTGGCGAATAAGCGTAGACAGAGTACTGAGCCCGAGACTCGTATCAGTACAGAACGCTCGCCGAGCATTGTGCTTGGAGGTGGAAAACCTATTATTCCACCAAGTGTCAATCCACTTGTAAGTACTAGTTTTATGACTAAATTTAGCCATTTTTGAAAATCGTAtctttataaaagaaatgtatatatgaaataaataatgtatgttctagtctatgaacatttttttcgaaatgtgctaattatgttttcatatttttgcAGTTAGCACAAGCCCTTAATCCGAATgcaggaaaaataaatatcaatgaaaatatacaGGTGAAACAAAGTCAATACGTAAGCTCGgagttattaaaaagtaaacccCCGGTTAGTATGGACATGACACCGTCAAAGTTACCTCAAGACaggttagtaatatttaattaataatgtggAATATTTTTGCGATATCGCttaataaacgtaatatttaatgtCGTGCACATACGACCTCATTTAAAGCGACCTCTGACAAAActatcacagataaaaaaaaaatgtttgagagATTTGCGAGTCAACAAAATGTCTACAGATAACTTCGTTACATAGTTGTCTGTTATAGATGATTTATTCAAGATGTTAGTTTATTTTCGAATACATAACGAATActgaatacatattaatttagataTCGACAATGTCATGTAAATTCCTATCGTTAGCTCCGTTGAAATCGCGcctgtaataaaatttacttgtaAAAATACTTGTACTATACGTATAGTAAATACGTATGGTGTTTCTTCGTTACTTTTTAACTTATGAtcacatttataacatatactattccaatcgaagaaggaataaaggtaaacaaatcttagatttgcGTATGCCACTCGATTTGCTTATAGCTCAGCCATATTGTGCGCTAGTTACAGttgactaatatatctttattttaaaatgccaCACTATTACACTAAATAGCTTATAGCTACTTTAATTTAACATGAAAATCGAAAATCCATAATGCATAGgtagattaatcaagctatCGACGAATGACATCGCtttaattcgatgtcaaataaaaataagcaaccCATTTATTTCCAGTATTCCCAGCACACCATCCGGTAACAACATATCTATGTCAGGGTCCTCGGGAGCTTTGGACGAGTTCTACGCTGGCACCTTGGATAGCAGTTTCCTAGAAGACCTTGGACCGATTAGTAATAATAACCAGGAAACTACCTATGACAATgataggtaaatattattttgaccgaaattttatactattataatatacaacccTGCGTGTGTGCCTTTTAATGCTtctataattctaaataatatgaatgcCTGTAGTGTTGTATGGCAGATTACGGTCATGGTGGATTTCAACATAGACttgccaactacgcaggacatatcaGTGCACAAGTGTGCGTAAACAAAGGTGCAGTCTCATAATCTGTACACACTTCCAAACTATGGggtgttactgagaatttaagACAGAAAAATCCTCgggccactagaccaacgacgcAGTCAGTCACACTATACAAGAACTTGTTTCCTAATTGTATTCGATGatcagtatataaaaaataaataaattgtcgaTGTCGGAAAAGTAGCCATTGCTGGTCGAGTTGAGTTAGAATAATACGAGTattggaaattaattaatagaatattattttgtattataaatgtggcttaatattatttttcgttaattttttaGCGACGATGATAACACAATAAATCCAAAAGTAATCGTAGATGAAGACGATCTAGACATTGAGAGCAGTCCACAGATAAAAACTAAAACGGGCATAGACAATTTAGATATTGAATCAAGGTCAAAACATGAAGATAATTTAAGAAATGATTTTATGAAACAAGCCGTCATAAGTAAAGACCACGAAGGGAATAGCATGTCTGTATTAAGTAATCAGAATATTAATATCCCTAGCGACTTCCCGCTGTGGGCTGGGGATTCAAGTGTGAGAAGATCTCCTGAAGGTGATGTaacttttgtatatttcttactaatattacaaggcgaaatttttatatgtattgatgTTTGTTACAAAAACAGTGTATGTAcacagattataatttataaagatattgtgtaaataatacctGCCAACCAAATCCTAAAACGCGCGCGTagccgcgggcgaaaactagtttaTAATAACGACAACAGAAAAGACGATCTGGGCGTTGAGAATAGGACACATTTatgtttagaataaatattgtgtttagtGGAGAAAAATGTGAAATTACAGTCATGTGTGGGATGAAACCTATATGTTTATAACTATACATCACCCGTATatcatgttaattatataatattagttaatgaATCAGAAGGATGTTTCAAGATAATATGCAATAACCAAATATAGACGAGCCATGTTTAACTCCGCCCTTATTGGGCCTTGTTATTTCtactaacatatatattatatttacattgttcATTTTAGGTGGCGAAGATCCAGATATAGCAAAAGAACCAGATCTGAAGgttggttattttttatgatgtttttaatttattcatgaaaAATTGTAGTACTAGAATTTGTCTAAGGAAATGAGTTCAGAcgataatactattttatttttattttaggctgACAAAAAGCATAAAAAGAAGAAATCAAAAGATAAAGAAAAGGGCGATTATAGCGATAAATCTGAACGTAAGGAGAGAAAACATAAGCATAAAAAGGCAAAAGGTGAAAAACAGCCGCACCCACAGGACGGACTGCTGGCGCCCTCTGCGAGCGCTGGGTTTAATTACGAAGACTACGATAGCATTTAATGTCGCTATATTTCATGTCTACTGTGCTTACAGATGTATgtgtaacaattattattacagaagtTATAATTATGGCGGAACTTCACTTGGTAACCTGTTCGCGTATTTGCATTGATTATCTGAGCACGGTAATTACAATAGCGGCAAAGATCAATAAACAATGTTGACCCTCGAATGTGAAGTAAAtagttaaggtttttttttattttttataatgtataaatggCAAACGGGACGCATGTGTGCAAATCGTGTTTATGGACCGGAATACGGATGGTGATTAGCAAAAATATATCCTTACACGAACACGCTATTCTAAGTGAAGTGATTGCTGCCTTTAAACAGGAAGTAAGAACCAGTCTATCGCGATATACAGACATAATCGACTGAATACCATAGAGATTTATGTTGTtcatatgtattattttctgAATAATGACGTTTACacttgcataaaatatatatataaacgtaaatTTCATCTCGTATTTATGTATCACATAAGGGGGAGGTTTGATTTATGTGTTATGAACTAAGATGAAATgagtaatattatgtacttataattagttaaatattaacagtGTATGTGAAAACATCGTCGGGAAACCTGTGTCTAGTTTCAATGAATTAATCCAGCAgtcggaaatttacaggctgtttcttTAGTTTCTTTCTAGCGTCTGTGAGGATTATAGAATTACGTTATCTGACTTGGATTCCAAGTCatgaaattataagtaaaagttTGATCATAGTTACGGCTAGTATTCATCGTCCTCCATCGCTGCTGTTTAGGATAAAGTTTGGACCAAAATCTTCCAAGCTGCTCCAGTGTGAGCTGATAGATTTTTATCTGATACATCCAGGCTTGCTGATTTTCTTTACCGCGAAATTATAAGCAATAATAAAGCACATTGAAATTGATGATATTTAATATCGGCCCTGAGACTAGACTAATCTGAtctatatgttttatgtactggccattaatattattgtataatgtatattttaaagcaaatgtatatttatacttatttac
This genomic window from Vanessa tameamea isolate UH-Manoa-2023 chromosome 5, ilVanTame1 primary haplotype, whole genome shotgun sequence contains:
- the LOC113392226 gene encoding rab-like protein 6 → MFSALKKLTKSGDDRCPAPMPMSSSLQKKFSRGVHFNMKILIKGDRNVGKSCLLQRLQGGAFTEEYVPTEQIQVAPIHWAYKNTDYIVKVEVWEVVDKGRTKKKPPLGLKLENQSAPSAMEEEHETPVLDATFLDVYKNATGVILMMDITKPWTFEYVVKELTRIPADLPVVILGNHCDMQHHRQVHPHHIEQAMHHAKMTRTAPIRYAESSMRNGFGLRLLHKFLSVPFLRLQKTSLLEQLQRNQKDMEEIERELDDFQNSEESQYNIFLDRLANKRRQSTEPETRISTERSPSIVLGGGKPIIPPSVNPLLAQALNPNAGKININENIQVKQSQYVSSELLKSKPPVSMDMTPSKLPQDSIPSTPSGNNISMSGSSGALDEFYAGTLDSSFLEDLGPISNNNQETTYDNDSDDDNTINPKVIVDEDDLDIESSPQIKTKTGIDNLDIESRSKHEDNLRNDFMKQAVISKDHEGNSMSVLSNQNINIPSDFPLWAGDSSVRRSPEGGEDPDIAKEPDLKADKKHKKKKSKDKEKGDYSDKSERKERKHKHKKAKGEKQPHPQDGLLAPSASAGFNYEDYDSI